Within Lolium rigidum isolate FL_2022 chromosome 5, APGP_CSIRO_Lrig_0.1, whole genome shotgun sequence, the genomic segment GTATAAATTAGATTCTCCGGAAAATGATCAACCATACCAACTTCAGTTTGACTCTAGAACCCCGCTTGTTGTTGTGAATAAATACCAACAACTCAGCGCATATATAATGACGATATCTTAGCAGCGCCACGTAGGATAAACGCGAAGGTGAaggaaagagaaaataaaaaaatgtttgtcTTGTCTTAATTAAGAGATAATCTCTTAGCGCAATCTCTCACAACATGTTTATGATATCTGGTTAGTAGAGGTAAAACAAAAAATAACCTATTATTATACGAGTATCatattttattatcatgtctagatTAGGCGGGGAGTTAAGATAAGATAGGTCTGAACTCGGGCGACAGAAACAACAACACATTCTCCTCGTTCGGTACGGGTCAGCCCGCCCATTTTACGCGAGTGCTCCAGTACAGTAGAGGCCCCCAACGGCAATATTCTCCCAGCCCACTTTGGTACGCTCTCCTCTATCTCTCCACAGAAAACAAACAAGAAATCCCTATGTTTTACTGTTTCAGTTATTGCCGTGTGCAATCGATTCATAGTATTTTCCTCACCGAGACACTTGAATCTGTCTGGTTAGCTGCGGATTTGAttccattccccccccccccccccgggattTCGGGACATTGTGAATTGCATTTTTTTCTCCCTTTTCAAAAGGATGAATCTCGGGTTTTCTTATGTGCTTATGAAAGCAGTATCTGTTCCTAATCTCGGACTTCGGTATGGTTCTTCTAAAAGGAAAACCCCAGATTTAGGGTTCTTGCTCCCTTTCCCCTTTTAGAAAGAGTTCATCTTGTTACCAGCAAAAAAAAATCTTGCCTTTTCGCTCCTTGCTCCTTTTCCGCTGCACAAGGAAGTCTTAATCTTTGAACGAACAGAGATTATTTTGATTCTGTTCTTCTAAGGATGTGGAAAGTACTTTTTTGAGAATGCCCTCCATAGAACTCCTGAACCTCTTTTTTTTTCAACTACGATCCAGCTTTCTGCAATACTTTGCGTGATCTTGCTCAGTCCTTCATTGACCCGAGTTTTCCATTTTGCAGATCTGTTTTGGAGCCACTGCTGCAGCCAACAAGTTGGTGCTGGTTCTCCGTTTTCTGAGGTCTTTCTCTTACCAGCTCCATGCCCACATTCCCCACCACTTTTGCTGCTGTGTGTGATTGCCTTGGTGCTGATTGTTGTATTGTAGTCTTACTTACAACTGAATGCCATGGAAATGCTCTGCCCCTGGGATTTGCATTGAGGGTCACATCCTTGCTTGTAGCCCTAGTAACATATATCTCTATTGTTTTTGTACGGGTTATTTTTTCCTCTGGCATTGCTTTGATATAGGTTGATATCTTAGCTATTTTTTTGTCAGCATTCTATATCTCGAAGAGGTAAAATAAAGAAGCACACACTGTTATCCTTATCCCTGTTCTCCTACTAGGTAAAATGTGCAAGTTCTAGGTAGCCATGTCTTCAGATTTCGGTCCTTCCTTTTAGATTATCAGATGGCATTCATAATATTTCTATAATAGTTTTGGGCAATGAAGATAATGTTGAATTTCCAGCTTGGATGGGTTTTTGTTTCGTTGAATTCGCATAAGTTGTTACTCTCTCTATTTAAAAATAGAGGACATATATGGGTGTTCTTAGCATGTTGTTCACTATCTCTCAAATCAGTTTAGTGCATTTCTTAGGCTGGAGACAACATGCAGAATGACTAATTTTGAGAGTACATTCACTTTACACTTGATTAATATTTAATTTCCTAGCATGTTATTCTCTAGcaatatttaatttctttttacctTTCAATGATGCAAAAAAAGGGGCGAGGAAACTATTTCCTTTTTATGaatcaaaaaataaaagcacTCACAAGAATATTTTATCCTTAGGGTAACCAATCTGTAATTTTTATGCTCAAGATCATTATCCATTGGTATCCTTAGGGTAATCAATCGGTAATTTTTATGCTCAAGATCATCATCCATTGGTATCAACGAGTTGCTATTATGGCACAACATAAACTCATATAAATGGAATTTTTTAAGTGcatataaaataaaacagaaccgGTATGTGCTCATTGAATTTCCTTAGTGGAATAATGCAACTTAAGTTCAAGGGACAGTAAAGATTGTATACTGACTTCTGAATTCCATCCCCTGATCCTGATTTTGGTCATGTTGAGGAATCCCTGTTTTACTAATGTGGGGCAGCTGTTTCCCACTATATTTGATGGATAGAAACCCAAATGGATTTATATTTTGATATTTTTTATCTTGACTTCGCAGTCTATATGGCTGAGACTGGGGATGGAAGTCGTTTGCCATCACCCCTTGATGTGCTGACTTCAGATGTTCACTCCAGGCTGGAGTTCCACAAGTATGCCTACATTGACTGTGTTGGCATAAAAAATGCGCTTGATTGTGTCATCGAAGAAAAGGTAAAGCTCCAGCAAGAACAGAATGGTAAGTACTGTTTTGTGTCCTTCACACTAATAATTTCTGATTAGTTCATAAATGTGTCATCTTTATTTATTACTTCATAAGAATGTCAGAGACATAATTTAAAATTGTTAGTTCCTAAGAAGATCATGCCACCGAAGATGAATTATGGTGGCATAACAAAATAAGATAATCTGAAAAGCAAGATTTCACTTCTTCTAAGCTACACAAATTAATAGAGATGTCCTAATTAACACACTTTCTTTTTATCAGTCAAGCCTAGATATAAGCCTGGCAGAATAGCCTTAACTGTGTTCTATCCATTTTGGTATTTTGACCAGCGATTGTCCAACTGGCTGCTGAGAAGGACGGTCTCACTAAAAAGAATGAAGAGCTGGTAGCCGAGATTGAATCTCTGAAGGAAAAGCTCCAAGCAAATGAATCTAGCAATCTACTGCAGGGAAGTGGTTTTCAGCAGAGCCAGTCTGGAAGGGTAAGTAGTGTTTCTGTGGAGCAATTGTAAAACCAATGTCGAATACTAATCTTTGCTGCTTTGAACGAATGTAATGACGTGAATAGTTTGATGCATGGATGCTGGAGCCTTTGGAAAACAGTTCTGCTTACTTAATTCACTTTAAAGTTTGACCTATTTGCAAATCCACCGTTGTTCAGATTGTGGTGTGCAGTTAATACTTTAATGAATCCTAATTGGTGTGTATGGAGTATGGACTTTTGAATCTGTTCTTCATTGTATTAGCACAGTTGATCTTAGTAGTGTGCCGTTGTGCCCCTGGAATATTTGTATTTCAATGAGTCATTCACTGCTAAACTATTATAATGATAAGTTGCATGGAATCAGTAGATTACTAGATTATCTTATAGACTTACCAAAGTTCAAAATTTCCCTTTCTGTGTTTTCAATGCATCATATGCCCTGATGAATCTGTATGCACCCAAAATTTCTAAGCCAACTCCGCATTTTTTGTTTGTAAAGAggaattttctatttattttgtaaATTCACGTGTCAGCTGCTTACCTTAAATCTTGACCATTGCTTTTGCCACCTTGATAGAAGGCACAAACAGGATCAATGCAGAAACGGAAGCGGCAATCTGGAGATGAAAATGCTGATGAGCATGAGCTTATGGAAGATCTTTCCGGTATGGACAATCCTGATCAAGGTTTAAGCACTGAGCATGAGGGTGCTAGAAGGGAAATTTCTGATATCCACTCGATGCTGATCAAGGTTCAGTTGCTGTCTGTTGTCATTACATACAGACTACAGTAAACATTCCCATCACAATGAAATTATATATAAAAGAAGCTGACACTATAACTTGGTACTCCAGGGGTTTATTGACATTAGTAATACTGGAGGAAGGAATATCGCGATAAAGTACATAGGGCAATTGGACGACAGGCCATTCCTGCGAGCATGCCTTAAGAAGCTGCCTCACAATGAAGCACAGAAAAAATCGTCTGAGTTGTACCACTATTGGCAGGAGCAGATCATGAACCCAGAGTGGAATCCCTTCAAGACTGTCACAGTTGAAGGTATCACTAAGGTAGTTACACCATCTTGTCTTCATCTCCAAGTTCTTGACAGATCATAGATTGTTCTATCTGTTGTTGGAGATGATAGATTCTGAGCGTACGCTGCTACTTGATCATGTGATTAGGAGATTGTTGATGTCAGTGATGACAAGCTGCAAGAGCTATGTGCTGCATGGGATGAAGAGGTGTGCAAGGCTGTGGTGAATTGTTTGACCGAAATTCATGAAAGCGGCAAGCTGAGGGATAGAACCATTGTACCTGAGCTCTGGAATTTCAAGGGCAAGAGGAAGGCCACTATCAGTGAGAGCGTTGAGTACATTTGTAGCCAAGTGAAGCGTCTGAATGACACGAAAAACAGGAGGACTCGCAGGTATGGCGGCATAAGTTTTAACACGTCGCAAATTCTTCTGCCTCTTAAATATTGTTTGCTGTGATTAGACTCATGTTTTCAGTAGGTTACAACAGAAACAACAGTCCTGATTCTATAAATCTATAATCAGCTAAGGAAAACAAGTATTCTATTGTTACATGCATTTAAATGGCTTTCTTAAAAATACTCTTTGGGATCTATGCAGGGCAAGGTGACTCGGATGTACTGGTGCAAGAATATGATGGCACAGGTAACCTATACTACGACGACAATATTATGAGTTCCTAGATCTTAAAAATGAAACTCAACTGACATTTATATTGCATTTTGAGAAATCTAAGGTTTTCCCAGACTAATTTGAACCATCCATTTTTATGTGATCCGAAAGTAATTTGTACTATTACCTCTTCGTAGACAAGAGACTATGCATGCCTATATAGGGTTCTATAGACTTCACACCAATTAAATGGCTAAGTGATGCTTTTCCATCTCCATATCTGCCTGGCCTAGAGGTGCAAGGCACACGTACACATggatgtttttctttttctttactgGGATTTGAATATTGCATTGATTAATACATTTGTACAAGGAGTTTGGATGAAAAAAAGTTGGAAAATAAGGTAATGCTAAATGGAATGAATAGAAGTTATTGTCCTCACAGCATTATGCAGTATTTTGCCAATAGATTTTGTCTTGTCTACTCGATCTTCACATTGTTTCTTCCACTTGTGCAGTGATTAGGTAGAACCCGTGGGAGTATTAGCTAACTTATTGGTGTGGAACTGATGACCGGAGAACCTGATATTGCTGATGGATGAAACTTATGATTTGTGTGTTATTTATGTGTTTTGATACCATTTATAACTTCTTGTGTCGAGTGGCGGGATTAATCTTTTTTGTTCAGCTGTTCTACTCTGCACATTTCAGAGCAATGTTTTGGTAGTCCGACTCCATCAGCACTTCTGCATGTCTAGTTTACTGTCAACTCTTAAGTTTGATATTTAACGTGCAAAACAGTTCTATGAATGACTTAATATTTAAAGTAGCATATTTCTGCATTTCGCACACAGATGTGCATTTTCTGTGTTGTGGTTTTTTAACCTGCTACGTAAATAATTATGATTTTATCCCTCCATTTGTGTGTGCGCGGGATTTTTCCCTGGCTATTAGATATGCATTtcatctttcttatctatatctatacccctATATAATGTGCTAGTTTTGAATTGGGCCTAAAGCATCAATTTCAGCCGTTGCTATCCTAAATGTAACGGCTGAAAACAACTGGATTCGCCATAAACAGTAAATCgcagatttttttttgttgagcaTAATCCCCTTCTTTATTCAACCTTCAGAGGTTACAGGGATGTTTACACCCTCAGGTGGATCTAAAAACCAGACTAAACGATCAAACTCACTATGAACCTGATAGATGATGAGCATCTCCAACATTCTAGAAGTGCCTTGTTTAGTCCTACCCTCCTTGTCCTGAAAAAGTGTTCAAACGTCCGCGAGATGCCTTGGGCCTTTCTTTCTTCTGCTAACTGTTTCTGTTACCGCACTGGGCCTCGGGCCTTTCTTCTTTTACCATCAGATGTTAATTGGTGGTGGGCCACACCAGGCTGAGCGGCTTAGAAATTACCATTTTATTTTCCTGGAACTAGCTATCAATTAATGTACTGTATCCCTCTAAAaattgatgtttttttttttgcgaaactctAAAAATTGATGTTAAGAAGCAACCACTTAACCTTTTTGTTACGGAGGAAGCAAGCACTTAATCACCATATCTCAAAATCTAGCAGGTCTGATAGGAGACGAAAAAAAAGAAGTGTCAGACCATTGTGGCTTAACATTTTATTGTTAAATTCATTTCGATCTATAAAATAGTTCTGTGAAAGCTGCAGCTCATGTGAGGAATTTTGGGTAATTAAAAATTGGCTAGATGCTGCAACCAGTTTCATCGCCTAGATTGAAGTTCTGATGGCATCATTAACTTTTGAAATAATCTTTTGGCCACCCTATGTCGATGCCGGAACCATTAGTTGATAAGACCATTTTAGCTCTCGAGCCCAAGTGCTCACTACGAATTAACAAATCGAAAATTATTTTTACAATTTTAGAATATCATGaaacaaaattctaaaagtacCTAAGCATGTAttccacaaacgtgtaaaatctCAATTCATAATGTTTTATATATTCTGATCTACCAAAACAAAATCTGTTTTTTTTAAGATTTGAAATCACTATATAGTTCTacacttttatca encodes:
- the LOC124654951 gene encoding factor of DNA methylation 4-like, with protein sequence MAETGDGSRLPSPLDVLTSDVHSRLEFHKYAYIDCVGIKNALDCVIEEKVKLQQEQNAIVQLAAEKDGLTKKNEELVAEIESLKEKLQANESSNLLQGSGFQQSQSGRAQTGSMQKRKRQSGDENADEHELMEDLSGMDNPDQGLSTEHEGARREISDIHSMLIKGFIDISNTGGRNIAIKYIGQLDDRPFLRACLKKLPHNEAQKKSSELYHYWQEQIMNPEWNPFKTVTVEGITKEIVDVSDDKLQELCAAWDEEVCKAVVNCLTEIHESGKLRDRTIVPELWNFKGKRKATISESVEYICSQVKRLNDTKNRRTRRAR